One Desulfonatronum thiodismutans genomic window, GTGGAACAGCATCTCCATCGGGCTGATGGCCGCGGTCGTCGGCGTGGCGGCCACGGGGTTGGCTGCGTACGTCACGGAAAAATTCCGCACCGTGCTGGATTCGCCCCTGTATTTCCTGTGCATCGTCCCGGCCGCCGTACCGGGAATGGTCCTGGGGCTGGGCTACATCCTGGCCTTCAACTCCCCGGGCAATCCCATCTATCCCCTCTACGGCACCCTGTTCCTGATAGCGATCTGCAACGTCTACTACTACCACGCCCAGGGCTTTCTGATCGCCTCCACCAGCATGAAGCAGATCAGCCACACCTTTGACGAGGCATCCTCCACCCTGGGGGCGACCTTTGCGCGGACCATGCGCAAGATCACCCTGCCCCTGATGTGGCCGACTCTGGTGGGGGTGGCCGTGTTCTTCTTCATGCGTAGCATGGTCACACTCTCCGCGGTGATCTTCCTGGTCACCCCGTCCACCCAGGTGGCCGCGGTCTCGGTCCTGCTCCTGGAGGACCGCGGCGCGGTCAATCAGGCAGCGGCCTTTTCCGTCTGCATCATGGCCGTGGTCGTGGCCGCCCTGCTGGTAGCCCGGGCAGTCCTCACTGCCTTTGGGTTTCGCCACATTTCGTTGATCCGCTGACAGTCCGCTGAAAAAAAACCAATTGCCGCGTTACCGCAAAAAGCTCAAACTCTCACGTATCAATTAATACGCTTCGAGCTTGCACTTTTTTTGCTCCTTGCACTTGGGGTTTTTGAACGGACTGTCGAGAACGGTGTTTTCTGATGACTGTCAGTCCAGAAGCTCCAGCAACCCGGTTATGTCCTGCAGGACCACGTCGGCCTGGGAAGCCAGGGACGCCATGGTTCCCGCGCCGGTGAGCACGCCGACGCACAAGCGGACTTCGGCCGAACGCCCCATGGCCATGTCGTGGCCGCTGTCGCCCACCACGGCCACATGGTGCGGAGGCAGATTCACGGCCTCGCAAAAAGCCAGGGCCATGCCCGGTCCGGGCTTGACTCCGTATCCGCTGTCGTATCCGGCGACAAAGCCCACGAATTCCTTCAGGGCGTAGCGCTCCACGGTGGCCGAGGCCGAGGCTTCGCTGTCGTTGGTGGCGATGCCCAGGCGCAGGCCTAGTCGGGTCAGGCGCGCGAACAGCGGGCGCAGATCCGTCACGGGCACGGCGCTTGCCAGGGCCTCCTCGGCAAAAAGCGCATCCAATCGCCCTTGCAAGTCGTCCAAAGGAAGTACTGCGCCCAACCCCCGCCAAAGCTCGGCCAGCTCTCCGGCATGGCCCGCGGCAATGACCGAATCAGCCTGAAACCGACACGTCGCCGGATCAAATCCTCCCGCTTCCAGTAAGATGCGGCCAAGCCTTTCATCGCCTCCGGAAGCCATGGCCGCCGCCTTGGTTATGACCGAGTGCCATGTTCGGTGAAAGTCGAACAGCGTGCCGTCTTTGTCGAAAAGGATGCCGTGTATTTGTTTATCGGAAAGTTGAGGCATGGTTTTGCTCATGATTTTCCTTGGTCGTTCAGATCCGGGCTGGTCTGATGGGTTAGTGATTTTATGGTTGATCA contains:
- a CDS encoding HAD family hydrolase, producing the protein MPQLSDKQIHGILFDKDGTLFDFHRTWHSVITKAAAMASGGDERLGRILLEAGGFDPATCRFQADSVIAAGHAGELAELWRGLGAVLPLDDLQGRLDALFAEEALASAVPVTDLRPLFARLTRLGLRLGIATNDSEASASATVERYALKEFVGFVAGYDSGYGVKPGPGMALAFCEAVNLPPHHVAVVGDSGHDMAMGRSAEVRLCVGVLTGAGTMASLASQADVVLQDITGLLELLD